One stretch of Actinacidiphila sp. DG2A-62 DNA includes these proteins:
- a CDS encoding urease accessory protein UreF, translated as MARGTPDGAASADAVADARTALLLLADGRFPAGGHAHSGGAEAAVVDGRIRDAATLADFCRGRLHTQGLVAAALAAAATAGGDLLALDEACDARTPSAALREVSRRLGRQLMRAARTAWPDPALDRLAAARPRGAHQPVVLGATARAAGLGPADAAHAAAYDSAGSPATAVVRLLGLDPFDAAAVLARLAPEIDQVAREAARHAVRAVAEGETALLPAASAPILDIAAQAHAARPVRLFAS; from the coding sequence ATGGCGCGCGGGACGCCTGACGGCGCGGCGTCGGCGGACGCGGTGGCCGACGCCCGGACCGCCCTGCTGCTGCTCGCCGACGGACGCTTCCCGGCCGGCGGCCACGCGCACTCGGGCGGCGCGGAGGCGGCGGTCGTCGACGGACGGATCCGTGACGCCGCCACGCTCGCGGACTTCTGCCGGGGAAGGCTGCACACCCAAGGACTGGTCGCCGCCGCACTGGCCGCGGCGGCGACCGCAGGCGGCGACCTCCTCGCGCTCGACGAGGCCTGCGACGCCAGGACGCCCTCGGCCGCGCTGCGCGAGGTCTCCCGGCGACTCGGCCGGCAGCTGATGCGGGCCGCCCGGACGGCGTGGCCCGACCCCGCCCTCGACCGCCTGGCCGCCGCACGGCCGCGCGGGGCGCACCAGCCGGTGGTGCTCGGCGCGACCGCCCGGGCGGCCGGCCTCGGCCCGGCCGACGCCGCCCACGCCGCCGCCTACGACAGCGCCGGCTCGCCGGCCACCGCGGTGGTCCGGCTGCTCGGCCTCGACCCCTTCGACGCCGCCGCGGTCCTCGCTCGGCTCGCCCCCGAGATCGACCAGGTCGCCCGCGAGGCCGCACGGCACGCCGTCCGCGCCGTCGCCGAGGGCGAGACCGCGCTGCTGCCGGCCGCCTCCGCGCCGATCCTCGACATCGCCGCGCAGGCGCACGCCGCCCGGCCCGTCCGGCTGTTCGCCTCATGA
- the ureG gene encoding urease accessory protein UreG: protein MHLDHPEVFPQRYAHTATPGPRALRIGLGGPVGSGKTATVAALCRTLRDEIGIGVVTNDIYTREDAEFLLRAAVLPPERITAVETGACPHTAIRDDISANLEAVEDLESAAGRLDLVLVESGGDNLTATFSKGLADAQIFVIDVAGGDDIPRKGGPGVTTADLLVINKVDLAPYVGADLDRMARDAADQRGDLPVVFTSVNRGDGIAPIAAWVRERLAAWAH from the coding sequence ATGCACCTGGACCACCCCGAGGTCTTCCCCCAGCGGTACGCCCACACCGCGACGCCCGGCCCGCGCGCGCTGCGCATCGGGCTCGGCGGCCCGGTCGGCTCCGGCAAGACGGCGACCGTCGCCGCCCTGTGCCGGACGCTGCGCGACGAGATCGGCATCGGCGTCGTCACCAACGACATCTACACGCGCGAGGACGCCGAATTCCTGCTGCGGGCCGCTGTCCTGCCGCCGGAGCGGATCACCGCGGTCGAGACCGGCGCGTGCCCGCACACCGCGATCCGCGACGACATCTCGGCCAACCTCGAAGCCGTCGAGGATCTGGAGAGCGCCGCCGGCCGGCTGGACCTGGTGCTGGTGGAGTCCGGCGGCGACAATCTGACCGCCACCTTCTCCAAGGGCCTGGCCGACGCGCAGATCTTCGTGATCGACGTGGCCGGCGGCGACGACATCCCCCGCAAGGGCGGCCCCGGCGTCACCACCGCCGACCTGCTCGTGATCAACAAGGTCGACCTCGCCCCGTACGTCGGCGCCGACCTGGACCGCATGGCGCGCGACGCCGCGGACCAGCGCGGTGACCTGCCGGTGGTGTTCACCTCCGTCAACCGCGGCGACGGCATCGCGCCGATCGCGGCCTGGGTGCGCGAACGGCTCGCCGCGTGGGCGCACTGA
- a CDS encoding urease accessory protein UreD: MGALSGVRATARIRAVAAGPGDSTALPLLAGDGPLALRRTRAHGAGAAVTVVGAMSAPLGGDRLRIEAEVAADARLTVGSAAATVSLPGREQDPAAYEVRLAVGPGAELRWLPEPVIAARGSDLRMTTVVDLAPTARLVLREEQILGRHRETSGRLTSRLTVRVAGRTLLDQEVSFGPGAAPGWDGPAGLAGYRAVGQLLLVGPPAPGPSAPGPSAPDTPALLDAGGHGRAARTPLALPGIDGPGRAVLVTAVAADGRRLRSLLEQARAL; this comes from the coding sequence GTGGGCGCACTGAGCGGCGTCCGCGCGACCGCGCGGATCAGGGCGGTCGCGGCGGGCCCCGGCGACAGCACCGCGCTGCCGCTGCTCGCCGGGGACGGTCCGCTCGCCCTGCGCAGGACCCGCGCGCACGGAGCGGGCGCGGCGGTCACCGTCGTCGGCGCGATGAGCGCGCCGCTCGGCGGCGACCGGCTGCGGATCGAGGCCGAGGTCGCCGCGGACGCGCGGCTGACGGTCGGCTCGGCCGCCGCGACCGTCTCGCTGCCCGGCCGCGAACAGGACCCGGCGGCGTACGAGGTGCGGCTGGCCGTCGGGCCGGGGGCGGAACTGCGCTGGCTGCCCGAACCGGTGATCGCCGCCCGCGGCAGCGACCTGCGGATGACCACCGTCGTCGACCTCGCCCCCACCGCGCGCCTGGTGCTGCGCGAGGAACAGATCCTCGGCCGGCACCGGGAGACCTCCGGCCGCCTGACGTCGCGGCTGACCGTGCGGGTGGCCGGCCGCACCCTGCTCGACCAGGAGGTCTCCTTCGGCCCCGGCGCCGCGCCCGGCTGGGACGGTCCCGCGGGTCTCGCCGGCTACCGCGCCGTCGGCCAGCTCCTGCTCGTCGGGCCCCCCGCGCCGGGGCCTTCCGCGCCGGGGCCTTCGGCGCCGGACACGCCCGCGCTGCTCGACGCCGGCGGGCACGGCCGCGCCGCCCGCACCCCGCTGGCCCTGCCCGGCATCGACGGCCCCGGGCGGGCCGTGCTGGTGACGGCGGTCGCCGCGGACGGCCGCCGCCTGCGCTCGCTGCTGGAACAGGCGAGAGCGCTGTGA
- a CDS encoding FAD-dependent oxidoreductase, whose protein sequence is MRRSAGLVAGRGAGPAGPGRDRRAEVLPAAPGRPRLDAEDPPLVAVVGGGIAGLAAATGLAERGARVTLLEREAQLGGRLAGWPTVLSDGTAVTMSRGFHAFFRQYYNLRALLRRADPGLGMLTALPDYPLWHAGGLRDSFAKVPRTPPWSALGFVARSPSFALRDLAAVKARAALPLMDVRVPEVHERLDGTSASAFLDAIGFPAAARHLAFEVFSRSFFADPDELSAAELALMFHIYFLGSSEGLLFDVQAEPFPQALWEPLAGYLTELGARLRCAAPVRTVRPLGDGRVAVDGAVYDAVVLALDTGGLRAVVAGSPGLGGPRWRRDVAALRTAPPFLVSRLWLDRPVAGERAGFLGTSGYGPLDNVSVLNRWEGEAARWAAATGGSVVELHAYAVEPAADRAAVQRRVREELRRVYPETRGARVVDARHEWREDCPLFPVGGHRRRPGVLTEDPAVVLAGDLVRTGQPVALMERAATSGFLAANALLARWGVRGQTLWTVPARGRSGALRALSRVLSPR, encoded by the coding sequence GTGCGGCGCTCCGCCGGCCTCGTCGCGGGCCGCGGTGCCGGCCCCGCGGGCCCGGGGCGGGACCGCCGGGCGGAGGTGCTGCCCGCCGCGCCCGGCCGGCCGCGCCTGGACGCCGAGGACCCGCCCCTCGTCGCCGTCGTCGGAGGCGGCATCGCGGGGCTCGCGGCGGCCACCGGTCTGGCCGAACGGGGCGCCCGCGTCACCCTGTTGGAACGCGAGGCGCAACTCGGCGGCCGGCTGGCCGGCTGGCCGACCGTGCTGTCCGACGGCACGGCGGTCACCATGAGCCGCGGCTTCCACGCCTTCTTCCGCCAGTACTACAACCTGCGGGCCCTGCTGCGCCGCGCGGACCCCGGGCTGGGCATGCTGACCGCGCTGCCGGACTACCCGCTGTGGCACGCCGGCGGGCTGCGCGACAGCTTCGCCAAGGTGCCCCGCACCCCGCCGTGGAGCGCGCTGGGATTCGTCGCGCGCAGCCCGTCGTTCGCCCTGCGGGACCTGGCGGCCGTCAAGGCGCGGGCGGCGCTGCCGCTGATGGACGTGCGGGTGCCCGAGGTCCACGAACGGCTGGACGGCACCAGCGCGAGCGCGTTCCTCGACGCGATCGGCTTCCCCGCCGCCGCCCGGCACCTGGCCTTCGAGGTGTTCTCCCGCAGCTTCTTCGCCGATCCGGACGAACTGTCCGCCGCCGAACTGGCGTTGATGTTCCACATCTACTTCCTCGGCTCGTCCGAGGGCCTGCTCTTCGACGTGCAGGCCGAGCCGTTCCCGCAAGCCCTGTGGGAGCCGCTGGCGGGGTACCTGACCGAACTCGGCGCGCGGCTGCGCTGCGCGGCGCCGGTGCGGACGGTCCGGCCGCTGGGCGACGGCCGGGTCGCGGTGGACGGCGCCGTCTACGACGCGGTGGTGCTCGCGCTGGACACCGGCGGCCTGCGCGCGGTCGTCGCCGGCTCGCCCGGCCTCGGCGGCCCGCGGTGGCGGCGGGACGTGGCCGCGCTGCGCACCGCGCCGCCGTTCCTGGTGTCCCGGCTGTGGCTGGACCGCCCGGTCGCCGGCGAGCGGGCCGGGTTCCTCGGCACCAGCGGGTACGGTCCGCTGGACAACGTCAGCGTCCTGAACCGCTGGGAGGGCGAGGCGGCGCGCTGGGCCGCCGCGACCGGAGGGTCGGTGGTCGAACTGCACGCCTACGCCGTCGAGCCGGCCGCCGACCGCGCGGCTGTCCAGCGGCGGGTGCGGGAGGAGCTGCGCCGCGTCTACCCGGAGACCCGCGGCGCCCGCGTCGTCGACGCCCGGCACGAGTGGCGGGAGGACTGCCCGCTGTTCCCGGTGGGCGGTCACCGGCGGCGACCGGGCGTCCTCACCGAGGACCCCGCGGTGGTGCTGGCCGGGGACCTGGTCCGCACCGGGCAGCCGGTCGCCCTGATGGAGCGCGCGGCGACCTCCGGGTTCCTCGCCGCGAACGCGCTGCTCGCCCGGTGGGGCGTGCGCGGGCAGACCCTGTGGACCGTGCCGGCCCGCGGCCGCAGCGGTGCGCTGCGCGCCCTGTCCCGTGTCCTGTCCCCGCGCTGA
- a CDS encoding lycopene cyclase family protein, which translates to MALDADVVIVGAGAAGLSLAHRLAAPRFAWPVDVLLLDAPAALRPPERTFCYWEDGGGEYDAALAAQWDRLRLRAPDGRDVLVRLGSARYKMLPSRSFEAWAGQRIAAAPWVRRAAAEVREVRDDGADGARVVGLDAHGRPAAWRARWVFDSRPPPARPARTRLLQHFRGWFVHCERPAFDPRAADLMDFRTPRPARGVSFGYVLPLGPRDALVEYTEFSPAVLDDAGYTRALRHYTEEVLRLPPFRVERREQGVIPMTDARPSRRAGAAVFRVGAAGGATRPATGYTFAAVQRQTREVAAALDAGRTPLPPPAYPARALAMDAVLLRALDTGRVDAAAFFTPLFAGVPADRLLRFLDGRTGLREDLAVGRRTPVLPMLRTALELPLLRRRPPAGDRRDRPAPPPPSSPASPVSPADRAAGASPRAEAPAAGARPREPLAEPHAPLPEEDHGP; encoded by the coding sequence ATGGCGCTGGACGCGGATGTGGTGATCGTCGGCGCCGGCGCCGCGGGACTGTCGCTGGCGCACCGGCTGGCCGCCCCGCGCTTCGCCTGGCCGGTGGACGTCCTGCTCCTCGACGCTCCCGCCGCCCTGCGGCCCCCCGAACGCACCTTCTGCTACTGGGAGGACGGCGGCGGGGAGTACGACGCCGCACTGGCCGCCCAGTGGGACCGGTTGCGGCTGCGCGCCCCGGACGGCCGCGACGTCCTGGTCCGCCTGGGGTCCGCGCGCTACAAGATGCTGCCGTCGCGCTCCTTCGAAGCGTGGGCCGGGCAGCGGATCGCGGCCGCGCCGTGGGTGCGCCGCGCGGCGGCCGAGGTGCGGGAGGTCCGCGACGACGGCGCGGACGGCGCCCGCGTCGTCGGGCTCGACGCCCACGGGCGGCCGGCCGCCTGGCGGGCCCGCTGGGTCTTCGACTCCCGGCCGCCGCCCGCGCGGCCCGCGCGCACCCGGCTGCTCCAGCACTTCCGCGGCTGGTTCGTGCACTGCGAGCGTCCCGCCTTCGACCCGCGCGCGGCGGACCTGATGGACTTCCGCACGCCTCGGCCGGCGCGCGGCGTGTCCTTCGGGTACGTCCTGCCGCTGGGACCGCGCGACGCGTTGGTGGAGTACACCGAGTTCTCCCCGGCGGTGCTGGACGACGCGGGCTATACGCGCGCGCTGCGGCACTACACCGAGGAGGTGCTGCGCCTCCCGCCCTTCCGTGTCGAGCGCCGCGAACAGGGCGTCATCCCCATGACGGACGCCCGGCCGTCCCGCCGGGCGGGCGCGGCGGTCTTCCGCGTCGGTGCCGCGGGCGGGGCGACCCGGCCGGCCACCGGCTACACCTTCGCGGCCGTCCAGCGGCAGACCCGCGAGGTGGCGGCGGCACTGGACGCGGGCCGCACCCCGCTGCCGCCGCCCGCGTACCCGGCCCGCGCGCTGGCGATGGACGCGGTGCTGCTGCGCGCCCTCGACACCGGCCGGGTGGACGCGGCCGCGTTCTTCACCCCGCTCTTCGCGGGCGTTCCGGCCGACCGGCTGCTGCGCTTCCTCGACGGACGCACCGGTCTGCGCGAGGACCTCGCCGTGGGGCGGCGCACCCCCGTCCTCCCGATGCTGCGCACCGCGCTCGAACTGCCGCTGCTCCGGCGCCGCCCTCCGGCCGGGGACCGCCGGGACCGCCCCGCTCCGCCCCCGCCCTCGTCCCCGGCGTCCCCGGTGTCCCCGGCCGATCGTGCCGCCGGAGCGAGCCCGCGCGCCGAGGCGCCCGCCGCCGGAGCGCGCCCCCGAGAACCACTCGCCGAGCCCCACGCCCCCCTGCCCGAGGAGGACCACGGCCCATGA
- a CDS encoding class I SAM-dependent methyltransferase, giving the protein MTPLRDTGRPDPSDPSDPSDPTGSVGLSGLSGLFDPSGLSDAFDRAAPRYDRLTAVNPGYRADLRRSARRLALPGRGAGLRLLDLGCGTGASTKALLAAAPDAEIVAMDASAGMLARAAAKRWPAGVTFVHAPVERLAEAAVTGPFDAVFAAYLFRNLADPDAGLATARDLLVPGGRLAVHEYTLSGRAAHRAVWRAVCAAVVEPAGALAGDRGLYRYLRRSVLEFDTAGAFAGRVAAAGFRDVRALPMPGWSTGIVHTFVGRAPSVRARTAAGATRTAAR; this is encoded by the coding sequence ATGACACCGCTGCGGGACACCGGACGCCCAGACCCGTCCGACCCGTCCGACCCGTCCGACCCGACCGGCTCAGTCGGCCTGTCCGGCCTGTCCGGCCTGTTCGACCCGTCCGGACTGTCCGACGCCTTCGACCGCGCCGCGCCGCGCTACGACCGGCTCACCGCCGTCAACCCCGGCTACCGCGCCGACCTCAGACGCTCCGCGCGCCGACTGGCCCTGCCCGGACGGGGCGCCGGACTGCGGCTGCTGGACCTGGGCTGCGGCACCGGCGCGTCCACCAAGGCGCTGCTCGCCGCCGCCCCCGACGCCGAGATCGTCGCCATGGACGCCTCGGCCGGGATGCTCGCCCGCGCCGCCGCCAAGCGCTGGCCGGCCGGCGTGACCTTCGTGCACGCCCCGGTCGAGCGGCTCGCCGAGGCCGCGGTCACCGGACCGTTCGACGCGGTGTTCGCCGCCTACCTGTTCCGCAACCTCGCCGACCCCGACGCGGGCCTGGCCACGGCGCGCGACCTGCTCGTCCCCGGCGGCCGGCTGGCGGTGCACGAGTACACGCTGAGCGGCCGGGCGGCCCACCGGGCGGTGTGGCGGGCGGTCTGCGCGGCCGTCGTCGAACCCGCCGGCGCGCTCGCCGGCGACCGCGGCCTCTACCGCTACCTGCGCCGCAGCGTGCTGGAGTTCGACACCGCGGGCGCGTTCGCCGGACGCGTGGCGGCGGCCGGTTTCCGCGACGTGCGGGCGCTGCCCATGCCGGGCTGGTCGACCGGCATCGTGCACACCTTCGTCGGCCGCGCGCCGTCGGTCCGCGCGCGCACCGCGGCGGGGGCGACGCGGACGGCGGCGCGGTGA
- a CDS encoding urease subunit alpha: MAELSRAVYADLYGPTTGDRVRLADTDLVVEVERDLAGGPGLAGDEAVFGGGKVIRESMGQGRATRAEGAPDTVITGAVVLDHWGVVKADVGIADGRITALGKAGNPETMDGVHPRLVIGPETEVIAGNGLILTAGTIDAHVHFISPTLMHQALASGVTTVIGGGTGPAEGTKATTVTPGGWHLARMFAALEAYPVNVGLLGKGNTVSRAAMHAQLAGGAIGFKIHEDWGATPAAIDACLTVCDETGAQLAIHTDTLNEAGFVEDTLAAIAGRGIHAYHTEGAGGGHAPDIITVVSHPNVLPSSTNPTRPHTLNTVEEHLDMLMVCHHLNPAVPEDLAFAESRIRPSTIAAEDALHDLGAISIISSDSQAMGRIGEIALRTWQTAHVMKRRRGALPGDGRADNHRARRYVAKYTINPAVAQGIDAEVGSVETGKLADLVLWSPAFFGVKPHLVIKGGQIAYAQMGDANASIPTPQPVLPRPMFGGVGAAPAANSVNFVTSAAIDAALPERLGLGKAFTAIHSTREVTKADMRENDALPRVEVDADTFTVRIDGEVVEPAPVAELPMAQRYFLF; encoded by the coding sequence ATGGCTGAACTGTCCCGCGCCGTATACGCCGACCTGTACGGGCCCACCACCGGCGACCGGGTCAGGCTCGCCGACACCGACCTGGTCGTCGAGGTCGAACGCGACCTGGCGGGCGGCCCGGGCCTGGCCGGCGACGAGGCCGTCTTCGGCGGCGGCAAGGTCATCCGCGAGTCGATGGGCCAGGGCCGCGCCACCCGCGCCGAGGGCGCACCCGACACGGTGATCACCGGCGCGGTCGTCCTGGACCACTGGGGCGTGGTCAAGGCCGACGTCGGGATCGCCGACGGCCGCATCACCGCTCTCGGCAAGGCCGGCAACCCGGAGACCATGGACGGGGTCCACCCCCGTCTGGTCATCGGCCCCGAGACCGAGGTCATCGCCGGCAACGGCCTGATCCTGACCGCGGGCACGATCGACGCCCACGTGCACTTCATCTCCCCGACCCTGATGCACCAGGCGCTGGCGTCCGGCGTCACCACCGTGATCGGCGGCGGCACCGGACCCGCCGAGGGCACCAAGGCCACCACCGTCACACCCGGCGGCTGGCACCTGGCCCGGATGTTCGCGGCCCTGGAGGCGTACCCGGTCAACGTCGGCCTGCTCGGCAAGGGGAACACCGTCAGCCGTGCCGCGATGCACGCCCAACTCGCCGGCGGGGCGATCGGGTTCAAGATCCACGAGGACTGGGGGGCCACCCCGGCGGCCATCGACGCGTGCCTGACGGTGTGCGACGAGACCGGGGCGCAACTCGCCATCCACACCGACACCCTGAACGAGGCGGGGTTCGTCGAGGACACCCTCGCCGCGATCGCCGGACGCGGCATCCACGCGTACCACACCGAGGGCGCGGGCGGCGGCCACGCGCCGGACATCATCACCGTGGTCTCCCACCCCAACGTGCTGCCCTCGTCCACCAACCCCACCCGGCCGCACACCCTCAACACCGTCGAGGAGCACCTCGACATGCTGATGGTCTGCCACCACCTGAACCCCGCCGTGCCCGAGGACCTCGCCTTCGCCGAGTCCCGCATCCGGCCCTCGACCATCGCCGCCGAGGACGCCCTGCACGACCTCGGCGCGATCAGCATCATCAGCTCCGACTCCCAGGCGATGGGCCGCATCGGCGAGATCGCGCTGCGCACCTGGCAGACCGCGCACGTGATGAAGCGCCGCCGCGGCGCGCTGCCGGGCGACGGCCGCGCGGACAACCACCGCGCCCGCAGGTACGTCGCCAAGTACACCATCAACCCCGCCGTCGCCCAGGGCATCGACGCCGAGGTCGGCTCCGTCGAGACCGGGAAGCTCGCCGACCTGGTGCTGTGGTCGCCGGCGTTCTTCGGAGTCAAACCGCACCTGGTCATCAAGGGCGGGCAGATCGCCTACGCGCAGATGGGCGACGCGAACGCCTCCATCCCCACACCCCAACCCGTGCTGCCGCGGCCGATGTTCGGCGGCGTGGGCGCGGCCCCCGCGGCGAACTCCGTCAACTTCGTCACCAGCGCGGCGATCGACGCCGCGCTGCCCGAACGCCTGGGCCTGGGCAAGGCGTTCACCGCGATCCACAGCACCAGGGAGGTGACCAAGGCCGACATGCGCGAGAACGACGCCCTGCCGCGGGTCGAGGTCGACGCCGACACCTTCACGGTGCGCATCGACGGCGAGGTGGTGGAGCCGGCTCCGGTCGCCGAACTCCCCATGGCCCAGCGGTACTTCCTCTTCTGA
- a CDS encoding DUF5914 domain-containing protein → MTGAAPRRRGVPLRLHRRPVPWEGQRPTWREARPGLIAGALKRAQDRPSGNWYVLAASSAVTAGRPFARTVAGVEVVAWRDAAGRLLAGPGACPHLGAPLRDARVSCGALVCRWHGLALDGRPAPGWSPLPAHDDGVLAWVRLDASGGEEPLDRPVLPARPAAAATLAAVHDVSGVCEPADVLANRLDPWHGAWFHPYSFVDLTVEEPAHEDALAVRVSFRLTRRIVVPVRAVFTAPEPRTVVMHITDGEGRGSSVETHATPLGRDHRGRPRTAVIEAVLATSDRPGFAVARAAAPVLRPVVRAAAARLWRDDLAYAERRHALRAEGRFPG, encoded by the coding sequence GTGACCGGGGCCGCGCCGCGCCGCCGTGGGGTGCCGCTGCGCCTGCACCGCCGGCCGGTGCCGTGGGAGGGGCAGCGCCCCACCTGGCGCGAGGCCCGTCCCGGTCTGATCGCCGGCGCCCTGAAACGCGCCCAGGACCGGCCCTCCGGCAACTGGTACGTGCTCGCCGCGTCCTCGGCGGTGACCGCCGGCCGTCCCTTCGCACGGACCGTGGCGGGCGTCGAGGTGGTCGCCTGGCGCGACGCGGCCGGGCGGCTGCTGGCCGGTCCGGGCGCCTGCCCGCACCTGGGCGCGCCGCTGAGGGACGCCCGGGTGAGCTGCGGCGCGCTGGTCTGCCGCTGGCACGGCCTGGCGCTCGACGGCCGGCCCGCGCCCGGCTGGTCGCCGCTGCCCGCCCATGACGACGGGGTGCTCGCGTGGGTGCGGCTGGACGCGTCCGGCGGCGAGGAGCCGCTCGACCGGCCGGTGCTGCCCGCGCGCCCCGCGGCCGCCGCGACGCTCGCCGCCGTGCACGACGTGTCGGGGGTGTGCGAGCCGGCCGACGTGCTCGCCAACCGCCTGGACCCCTGGCACGGCGCCTGGTTCCACCCCTACTCGTTCGTCGACCTGACGGTGGAGGAGCCGGCGCACGAGGACGCGTTGGCCGTGCGGGTGTCCTTCCGGCTGACCCGGCGGATCGTCGTCCCGGTCCGGGCCGTCTTCACCGCGCCCGAGCCCCGTACGGTCGTCATGCACATCACCGACGGCGAGGGCCGCGGTTCGTCCGTCGAGACGCACGCCACGCCGCTGGGCCGGGACCACCGGGGACGTCCGCGCACCGCCGTGATCGAGGCGGTGCTCGCCACCTCCGACCGGCCGGGCTTCGCCGTCGCGCGCGCCGCCGCCCCGGTCCTGCGCCCTGTCGTGCGGGCCGCCGCGGCGCGGCTGTGGCGGGACGACCTCGCCTACGCCGAACGCCGCCACGCCCTGCGGGCCGAGGGCCGCTTCCCCGGGTGA